AAGGCAATAAAAGTAGTGAAGTACAAATTGTGAATTCTAGAATGAAATTGGGGATTCAACTGTTCATCCATTGAGTTGGCCCTAAGGGCTAATATGTTGAGAAGAGTACAACGCAAAAAGACAGAAATACCCCTTAACACATACACACTAATACATATATTCTTAACACCCCCACTCAAATGCAATGTGTATACAATAACATTGCATTTGGAGTGAAAACTAAACAAGAGAACACAAACTAAATATTAGCCTATCTCCAAAGTCTTGATGATATCGTCGAAGTGTGCCAATTCTTGgatgatggagaagaaaagATGTATCCCCTCCTCAATGAAGTGGACCTTGGAGCCTTCACAAACTGTTCTTCGGCCCTCGATACCTTGAAGCCTTCACGAACCGTTCTTCGGCTCTTCATTGATTCAGAgatgttgttgatgatgatgacaatAGACCTTCACAAATTGTTCTTCGGTCCTTTGACTGATGATGAGACATTGATGTTGATGAAGGCCCTTCACAAACTGTTCTTCGGACCTTCactgattgatgatgatgatgagaagcTCCGATGTGGAGATGATGAAGTGACAATGAAGGCCAGCTCCGACGGGgagctgatgatgatgaggaccAGCTCCGACAGGGAGATGATCCATAGATGGGTTTCTAGCTTTCTGCTGCTTTGCTCACGAAGGACTCTCCCGAAGCCTCATGCGGCTGGGCGACAAGCAGACAACCACAACGGCCATGCTGCCCAGCAATGGAGACGAGCAGCGATGACCTCGGTGCAAGGACGCCCGGCCAAAACTGGAGCCGttgcggacgacggcggcggcttgccgCCGGCAGCTAGGACACGCTCCGCGACCTGAAGAATGGTGGGGACGAGCGGCGTGGATAAGCGACGCGACGGGCGTGGCAGCGAGAGTGGATGGTGGAGAAGCGGGCGCGGCGCCGCAACGGACGGCGGCTGCGACCGGCGAATGGGAacgcggtgacgacgacgagccgcgggcttgctgcttggagacgaagacgacgactgacTGATGGACGAGGATGAACGACGACAACGATGGCTCGCCGGCGATTTGGCAGCTAGGGTTTGGagagaggctctgataccatgtgaaTTCTATAATGAAATTGGGGATTAAACTGTTCATCCATTGAGTTGGCCCTAAGGGCTAATATGTTGAGAAGAGTACAACGCAAAAAGACAGAAATACCCCTTAACACATACACACTAATACATATATTCTTAACACAAATGATATAGCTACTTACATCCAAATAAAGATCCTCCAAAAATGGAGCTGCTACGAAAAGATAAGCCAACTGGAGACTGAATTTCTATCGAATGAACCTCTCTCAAAAGTTATTTCCAAAGTTACACTTCAATTGAGTGAACTTGAGAGGCGATTGTGTAAATCCAGACATCTGGAGGGTGACCAGGCCACACATAGGTTCAAACAACAAGATGTGAAACAGAAAATCAAATAGAATTAAATGTATATAGAGAGTACAAGAATAATCAGACCTGAGTTTTGACATTAACTTCAACGTATAACGTTTCAACATGAGGTAATACACTTGGAATTCCAGTTAATATATTTTGGAGGGTTTTCTCATCAAAAAGTCTGATGGTTGATGCTTTGATATTGGAGCATTCATTGAGCGTTACCAATGCCAGGGAACCGTCGTACTCAAATGTTGTGAGATTCGGAGCATGTAACTCCATTCTTTGTAAATGACAACCCTGAATTGACAAACATTGCAGACGGCATAATGGTTCCGACACATGTAAATTATGCAGCTGGTTACATGATTGGATGCTTAACCACTCTAGAACATGGCATTTCGATATTAACTGCTCTAAATGTTGCAACCTAACATTGTCAAGAGCAAGCAGTTTAAGGTTTGCAAATCCGCAGAAATCTAGAGGTGGATTCAAAGTAACACTGTCAAGCCGAAGAGCCTCAAGGTAAGATCCATTATGTTTGTCGAAAATATGACAAGGAAAGTCATAGTTGTTTTCATGTGATTTCCAATCTGGGGAGAAGTCAAGAATGATAACCCTTGCCTTTGATGCAATAGCAAACGCAACCCAGCCATTGACATGGTTAGCATGCTCATTTGACAAACCAAACTTAACAGCAAACTTAT
This genomic window from Oryza sativa Japonica Group chromosome 12, ASM3414082v1 contains:
- the LOC9268755 gene encoding LOW QUALITY PROTEIN: F-box/FBD/LRR-repeat protein At1g13570 (The sequence of the model RefSeq protein was modified relative to this genomic sequence to represent the inferred CDS: inserted 3 bases in 2 codons) — its product is MEDNVLVSSKIHGRSKSTTAKRNCIICGQRISKRRRTQHNFQKISRGQLNLQRTRPCLLNFQSLPEDIVLRVISKLTLKEVARLSVVSTNWRQAWTFHPNLYFGIKTVLGNNAKRKGTSSDLNCRISSANKFIKRVDAILEKHCGTMVNKFAVKFGLSNEHANHVNGWVAFAIASKARVIILDFSPDWKSHENNYDFPCHIFDKHNGSYLEALRLDSVTLNPPLDFCGFANLKLLALDNVRLQHLEQLISKCHVLEWLSIQSCNQLHNLHVSEPLCRLQCLSIQGCHLQRMELHAPNLTTFEYDGSLALVTLNECSNIKASTIRLFDEKTLQNILTGIPSVLPHVETLYVEVNVKTQMSGFTQSPLKFTQLKCXTLEITFERGSFDRNSVXQLAYLFVAAPFLEDLYLDMYCSLNRCPLDLDDIVDQPHYHLKMVCIFGFCGNTGQVELAKYILRNALILEQMIIDRKGRYRLDGCFGREEADEKLVPEDMDGVLTIL